A stretch of DNA from Vibrio sp. ED004:
TCAACGAAGTATTCGCCTTCTTTTTCAATCAGTTTCGCTTCCAACATGTTCATTGACGGGTTACCAATGAATTGCGCGACAAACTTGTTAGCCGGGCGCTGGAACACCTCTGTTGGCGTACCTACTTGAGCCACATAACCGTCTTTCAGAATCACGATTCTGTCTGCCAATGTCATCGCTTCGATCTGATCGTGTGTTACGTAGATCGTGGTGGTTTTCAGCTCACGGTGTAGGTGTTTGATCTCTTCACGCATCACGCCACGCAGCTTGGCATCTAGGTTAGATAACGGCTCATCAAACAAGAACACTTTAGGGGTACGAACCATCGCACGGCCCATTGCCACACGCTGACGTTGACCACCAGAAAGCTCTTTTGGCTTACGGTTCAGTAGAGGATCAAGCTCCAGCATTTTCGCGGCTTTTAGGACTTCAACGTCGATTTCCGCTTTCGGCATGCCTTTCAGTTTTAATGCAAAGGCGATGTTCTCGTACACCGTCATGTGTGGGTACAGTGCGTAGCTTTGGAATACCATCGCTAAGTCACGATCTTTAGCATCGACCTTGTTCATCACTTTGCCACCAACCACTATGTCACCAGAGCTGATGCTCTCTAGGCCTGCAAGCATACGTAGTGTGGTCGATTTACCAC
This window harbors:
- the ugpC gene encoding sn-glycerol-3-phosphate ABC transporter ATP-binding protein UgpC — translated: MAKVEFKNIKKSFGDVEVVKEFDFTVEDGEFVVFLGPSGCGKSTTLRMLAGLESISSGDIVVGGKVMNKVDAKDRDLAMVFQSYALYPHMTVYENIAFALKLKGMPKAEIDVEVLKAAKMLELDPLLNRKPKELSGGQRQRVAMGRAMVRTPKVFLFDEPLSNLDAKLRGVMREEIKHLHRELKTTTIYVTHDQIEAMTLADRIVILKDGYVAQVGTPTEVFQRPANKFVAQFIGNPSMNMLEAKLIEKEGEYFVELGDVHIPLPERFKSLASKNLALHFGVRPTDIHLRAEQVDHDRVLPFPVKIKDKELLGASILLKTEIGGQPLMVETQAAEVDVKELTLYLDLDAFHLFDALSENSLAS